ACGGGAATCTTTTGCAAAATTATCTGCAAATATGATTACAGTTGCGAAAAACTTCAAGTTAGCAGATTCTTCTGTTTTTATTCTCTATTGCCCAATGCAGGACGCGTCGTGGTTGAGCGCGCAAAAAGAAGTTAAAAATCCTTTTTACGGCAGCGCTATGCTTACTTGTGGAAGCATGAAATCAGAATTAAAATAGTTCACATAAGGTCTTTTTTGCAACATTAGTAAAAAATTCTTTATTCAATTCTTAATTTAAAGTAGAATTATTAGATCCTTAATGAACTAGTTCTACTTTAATAAAGGAATACCATTTTTATTTTTAAGCAAATTTCTGATTTTAAATTCACCAAATCAAAACATCACTGCTTCAATTTAAGTATCTTAAAATTATTAACTCCCAACCGAATTGTATCAATCTTCAACCAAATTATTATATGAAAAAAAGTGTTCATGTATTAATTTTACAGATGAAATTAATACATTAAATATTAAAAAATGACAAATTTAAAAATTACAGCAACAGTTGCTACGGTATTTATATTAAGTTTTACCGCTTTTTCCTGCAATGAAAATAAATCTTCTAAAGAAACCACGATGGACAATACCATGATGAAGTCCAGCACAGCAAAAACAAATGGTACCCAATCCGAAAGTGCGAAAGAAGTTTTAGCAGATTATATGACGATCAAAGAGGCATTGGTAGCAACTAATAAAGAAGATGCTGCAAAAGCAGGAAGTGCGATGGAGACCGCATTGAATAACTTTGATATGAGCACTTATACAGAGCAGCAGCAAAAAACATTGCAAGATATAATTGTTGATGCAAAAGAACATGCAGAACACATTTCGATGAGTGAAATTGATCACCAGCGGGAACATTTCAAAGCACTATCAAAAGACGTTATAGATATGATCGCAATCACAGGTGCAGATGCCAAAGTTTACCAAATGTCCTGCCCAATGTATGATGGAGGAAGTAACTGGTTAAGTTCAAGCAAAGAAGTGAGAAGTCCTTACTATGGTGATAAAATGATTGATTGTGGAAAAATGGAAAAGGAATTAAACTAGAATGAAAATTTTCAAGATCATAGCAGTGGTTTTATTAATCGCATTTGTTGGAATACAATTTCTTCCAAAACAAATTAATGAAAGCCAGACCACTTCAAAAGGGGACTTTTTGGTGGTCAATAAGGTTCCGGCAAATATCAAGAATAAGTTGCAGACCTCCTGCTTTGATTGTCACAGTAATAATACCAATTATCCATGGTACAGCAAGATTCAGCCGGTTGCAAAGTTTTTGGAAAACCATGTTATTGATGGAAAAAAAGAACTGAATTTCAGTGAGTGGGACTCTTTATCGGTAAGGAGGAAAAAAAGCAAACTGAAAGCAATAGTTAATCAGATCAAAGATGATGAAATGCCTTTGAATTCTTACACCATTATTCACAGAAATGCAAAATTCACAGAGGCTGAAAAGCAGGAAATGATAGAATGGATGACACAAAAAAGAGACAGTTTATAAAAATTAAGTAAAAATAAAATGAAAAATTTAAAAGTAAGTATTGCAGCAGTAATGTTATTTGCTATTTCTTTTGCAAACGCGCAACAGAAAAGTAAAATGGATCACAGTAAAATGGATATGAAAATGAGCAATGGTAAAATGATGTCAATGAAAAGCGATGCAAAAGCAGAGGCGATTTTGGGCGATTATTTTAGTTTAAAAGATGCTTTGGTAGGAGACGACAGTAAGAAAGCCGGTGCTGCAGGCGCTAAACTCGCCGTTTCGTTAAAGGCTTTCAATGCTTCAAAATATTCTGCAGCGGATAAAAAAGAGTTGGCAGATATTATAGATGATGCTACAGAGCACGCCGAACATATTTCAAAAAGCCCGATCGATCATCAACGTGAGCACTTTAAAACATTAAGCAAAGACATTTCAGATTTGGTTGCAATTACTGGAACTAAAGTAAAATTATACGAGCAGTTTTGCCCAATGTGTCAAAAAGGAAGCACTTGGTTGAGTAAAAGTAACGATGTTAAGAATCCATTTTATGGCAGCAAAATGCTTACATGTGGTAAAGTGCAGAGAACTATTCAATAAAATTCAATTATTCTGAAATTTGTTCCTCTTTAAAAAAGTAAAAAAATACAAGACAGATTTATCAGAAGAAAATTTAAGTCCTATTGAGAGAAGAGGTGATATTTTAATTAAACGAACCTCTTCTCTTTGTTAGGCACAAAGAAAATTATTATGAAAGATTGTTGTAAAACAGGAAATGAAGATGAACAGAAAAAAACTGGTTTGAAAAAATGGTTCAACTACGGTTTATATGTATTCATCGGTGCGATTATTATCGGTGTTCTCGCATTACAGATTTTTGGAAAGTAAATTCCTAAAAATACGATTACAGGCTTGAAGAATTACTGAAATCAACGGGAATAAAAAATAGGAAAGATATCTCTAAAAGTTATATTGGCCGAAGAATGATTGAAAACGACACAAAAATTATTGAAGATTTTTTTTGAACTAATTTTTAGCGTTGCAGAAAAGGATTTGGTTGTAAAATCTTAAGTATCAATTTTAAAAATCATATAAAATGAAACAAAAAGTAGAAATATCAGGAATGTCTTGTGAAGGTTGTGTAAATAGCGTGAAAAATGCACTTTCAAACCTTGAGAATGTAGAATTTGTAGAAGTAACACTCAATCCACCTACCGCCATTATAACAAGTGAATTGACTTACACTGAAAACGAATTGTCAAAAGTATTAGCAAGTGCCGGCGATTACTCAATCGCAG
This DNA window, taken from Kaistella carnis, encodes the following:
- a CDS encoding heme-binding domain-containing protein, with the protein product MKIFKIIAVVLLIAFVGIQFLPKQINESQTTSKGDFLVVNKVPANIKNKLQTSCFDCHSNNTNYPWYSKIQPVAKFLENHVIDGKKELNFSEWDSLSVRRKKSKLKAIVNQIKDDEMPLNSYTIIHRNAKFTEAEKQEMIEWMTQKRDSL
- a CDS encoding DUF3347 domain-containing protein, coding for MTNLKITATVATVFILSFTAFSCNENKSSKETTMDNTMMKSSTAKTNGTQSESAKEVLADYMTIKEALVATNKEDAAKAGSAMETALNNFDMSTYTEQQQKTLQDIIVDAKEHAEHISMSEIDHQREHFKALSKDVIDMIAITGADAKVYQMSCPMYDGGSNWLSSSKEVRSPYYGDKMIDCGKMEKELN
- a CDS encoding heavy-metal-associated domain-containing protein, which gives rise to MKQKVEISGMSCEGCVNSVKNALSNLENVEFVEVTLNPPTAIITSELTYTENELSKVLASAGDYSIAENDLHKKSPKSGGSCCC
- a CDS encoding DUF3347 domain-containing protein; protein product: MKNLKVSIAAVMLFAISFANAQQKSKMDHSKMDMKMSNGKMMSMKSDAKAEAILGDYFSLKDALVGDDSKKAGAAGAKLAVSLKAFNASKYSAADKKELADIIDDATEHAEHISKSPIDHQREHFKTLSKDISDLVAITGTKVKLYEQFCPMCQKGSTWLSKSNDVKNPFYGSKMLTCGKVQRTIQ